One genomic segment of Bradyrhizobium prioriisuperbiae includes these proteins:
- the ureC gene encoding urease subunit alpha, whose product MAKMDRRDYAALYGPTTGDAVRLGDTALMAVVETDHAVYGDECLHGGGKTLRDGIGMAGITSADGALDFLLCNALVIDPVIGIVKGDLGIRHGRIVAIGKAGNPAIMDGVDPRLIVSTGTTVRDCEGLIVTPGAIDVHVHFDSAGLVEHALASGITTMIGGSLGPITVGIDSGGPFNTGKMLQAAEAWPMNFGFLGRGNSHRVPPMVEQLETGVMGLKLHEDWGSMPAAIDTCLRVADDYDFQVQIHTDTLNESGFVENTLEAIGGRTIHMYHTEGAGGGHAPDIIRVAGEQHCLPSSTNPTNPFTVNTFDEHLDMTMVCHHLNPAIPEDVAFAESRIRAQTIAAEDVLHDIGAISMLGSDSQGMGRIHEVICRTWQLASKMKQQRGSLPEDRPGFGDNARIRRYIAKYTINAARTFGIADHVGSLEDGKIADIVVWRPAFFGIKPELVIKSGFIAWGAMGDSAASLMTCEPMLMRPQWGAFGRAPAALSACFVHPLAIARDLAGTLGLSKTLLPVHGTRQLSKRDMLWNDACPKVTVDPETFDVFADGVLATCEPAREVPLSRRYMLR is encoded by the coding sequence ATGGCGAAAATGGATCGACGCGACTATGCCGCGCTATATGGCCCGACAACGGGCGATGCGGTGCGGCTCGGCGACACCGCCTTGATGGCGGTCGTCGAGACGGATCATGCTGTCTACGGCGACGAGTGCCTGCATGGCGGCGGCAAGACGCTCCGGGATGGCATCGGGATGGCCGGCATCACCAGCGCGGATGGCGCGCTGGATTTCCTGCTGTGCAATGCCCTGGTGATTGATCCGGTGATCGGGATCGTCAAGGGCGATCTCGGCATCCGCCACGGCCGCATCGTTGCGATCGGCAAGGCCGGCAATCCAGCGATCATGGATGGCGTCGATCCGCGCCTGATCGTCTCCACAGGGACCACAGTGCGCGATTGCGAAGGGCTGATCGTGACGCCCGGCGCGATCGACGTTCACGTGCATTTCGACAGCGCCGGCCTGGTCGAGCACGCGCTGGCCAGCGGCATCACCACCATGATCGGCGGCTCGCTGGGCCCGATCACGGTCGGCATCGATTCCGGTGGTCCCTTCAACACCGGCAAGATGCTGCAGGCCGCGGAAGCCTGGCCGATGAATTTCGGTTTCCTCGGGCGCGGCAATTCGCACCGTGTGCCGCCCATGGTCGAGCAGCTCGAAACCGGCGTGATGGGGCTGAAGCTGCACGAGGACTGGGGCTCGATGCCGGCGGCGATCGACACCTGCCTGCGGGTCGCCGACGACTACGATTTCCAGGTGCAGATCCACACCGATACCCTCAACGAGTCGGGCTTTGTCGAGAACACGCTGGAGGCGATCGGCGGCCGAACCATCCACATGTACCACACCGAAGGGGCCGGCGGCGGCCATGCGCCCGATATCATTCGCGTCGCCGGCGAACAGCACTGTCTGCCGTCCTCGACCAATCCGACCAATCCCTTCACCGTGAACACGTTCGATGAACATCTCGACATGACCATGGTGTGTCATCATCTTAATCCGGCGATCCCTGAGGACGTGGCGTTCGCCGAGAGCCGGATCCGTGCCCAGACCATCGCGGCGGAGGACGTGCTGCACGACATCGGCGCGATATCGATGCTCGGGTCCGACAGCCAGGGCATGGGCCGCATCCATGAGGTGATCTGCCGGACCTGGCAACTGGCCTCGAAAATGAAGCAGCAGCGCGGATCGCTGCCGGAGGATCGTCCCGGCTTCGGCGACAACGCCCGCATTCGCCGCTACATCGCGAAATACACCATCAATGCCGCGCGAACTTTTGGCATTGCCGATCATGTCGGTTCGCTGGAAGACGGCAAGATCGCGGATATCGTGGTCTGGCGTCCAGCGTTCTTCGGGATCAAGCCGGAACTCGTCATCAAGAGCGGCTTCATCGCCTGGGGAGCGATGGGCGACAGCGCCGCTTCGCTGATGACGTGCGAACCGATGCTGATGCGCCCGCAATGGGGTGCCTTCGGCCGGGCGCCCGCGGCGCTGTCGGCCTGCTTCGTCCACCCGCTGGCGATCGCGCGCGACCTTGCGGGCACTCTTGGCCTTTCCAAGACGCTGCTGCCGGTTCACGGCACGCGGCAACTGTCGAAACGCGACATGCTCTGGAACGACGCCTGTCCCAAGGTGACCGTCGATCCCGAGACCTTCGACGTTTTCGCTGACGGGGTGCTGGCCACTTGTGAGCCAGCCCGCGAAGTGCCGCTGTCCCGACGTTATATGTTGAGGTGA
- the ureG gene encoding urease accessory protein UreG, with the protein MLHNAGIAKTTTAATSPAARVGIGGPVGSGKTALIEALIPELQRRAVDFAVVTNDLVTKEDAERLRRSGLIDPARVSAVEAGACPHTVIREDPTLNIAAGDELEARFPGLELILFESGGDNLASTFSLDLVDWWLFVIDVAGGDDIPRKKGPGLLRCDLLVVNKIDLAPYVGVDLEPMLMQARRVREMRPVIATNARSGVGIEAVADAILTAVLFRV; encoded by the coding sequence ATGCTGCACAATGCAGGAATTGCGAAAACGACGACTGCGGCCACGTCACCCGCCGCGCGGGTGGGGATCGGCGGACCGGTCGGCTCGGGCAAGACGGCGCTGATCGAAGCGCTGATTCCCGAGTTGCAGCGTCGCGCCGTCGATTTCGCAGTGGTGACCAACGACCTCGTTACCAAGGAAGACGCCGAACGGCTGCGCCGCTCTGGTCTGATCGATCCGGCGCGGGTGTCGGCGGTCGAGGCCGGCGCCTGCCCGCACACCGTCATTCGTGAGGATCCGACGCTCAACATCGCGGCCGGCGACGAACTCGAAGCCAGGTTTCCCGGACTGGAGCTGATCCTGTTCGAGTCCGGCGGCGACAATCTCGCATCGACGTTTTCCCTCGATCTCGTCGACTGGTGGCTCTTCGTGATCGACGTTGCGGGTGGCGACGATATCCCGCGCAAGAAGGGACCGGGATTGCTCCGGTGTGATCTCCTGGTGGTCAACAAGATCGACCTTGCGCCTTATGTCGGCGTCGATCTCGAGCCCATGCTGATGCAGGCGAGACGGGTTCGGGAGATGCGCCCGGTGATCGCGACAAACGCCCGATCCGGTGTCGGGATCGAGGCGGTGGCTGATGCAATCCTTACCGCTGTCCTCTTCCGGGTTTGA
- a CDS encoding urease accessory protein UreD, whose translation MQSLPLSSSGFDPGREAEALLVAELAGGRTVLRRQHVGYPFHVTRPFQLDRMRPELATLYLQSASGGFYAGDRLKLDIVVGAQAALNLTTQASTVVHDGRGIGAVQRQSVTVRGRAFCAIVSDPYVLFPGAALSVETTAEVADDAILIMADGFAVHDPQRRGGLFERFSTRTRILRPDGTRVVFDGGSMSGPELRGRFGTLGGMAAAGTVFMIAPADRLPDLAEIEAVCDRCGCLAGASAAPNGAGLAMRLLAPDGGALTRGIEAAFHLAGRAALGIELARRRK comes from the coding sequence ATGCAATCCTTACCGCTGTCCTCTTCCGGGTTTGATCCCGGCCGCGAGGCGGAAGCCTTGCTGGTCGCCGAACTGGCCGGCGGCAGAACCGTGCTGCGGCGTCAGCATGTCGGCTATCCCTTTCATGTCACCCGGCCATTCCAGCTCGACCGGATGCGGCCTGAACTCGCGACCCTCTATCTACAATCGGCGTCTGGTGGATTCTATGCCGGCGATCGGCTGAAGCTTGACATCGTCGTCGGCGCACAGGCGGCGCTCAATCTCACCACGCAAGCGTCGACAGTTGTCCATGACGGACGAGGGATTGGTGCGGTGCAGCGGCAATCCGTGACGGTAAGGGGGCGTGCGTTCTGCGCCATCGTGAGCGACCCCTATGTGCTGTTTCCCGGGGCCGCGCTCTCGGTCGAGACCACGGCCGAGGTAGCCGACGATGCGATTCTGATCATGGCCGATGGTTTTGCCGTTCACGATCCGCAGCGGCGGGGCGGGCTGTTCGAGCGGTTTTCCACGCGGACCCGCATTCTGCGTCCCGACGGCACCCGTGTTGTCTTCGACGGCGGCAGCATGTCCGGACCCGAACTGCGGGGCCGTTTTGGCACCCTTGGCGGCATGGCGGCGGCCGGCACGGTCTTCATGATCGCACCGGCGGACCGGTTGCCCGATCTCGCCGAGATCGAGGCTGTCTGCGACCGCTGCGGATGCCTGGCTGGTGCGAGCGCGGCACCGAATGGGGCCGGACTAGCCATGCGGCTGCTGGCGCCGGATGGCGGCGCGCTGACGCGGGGGATCGAGGCGGCATTTCATCTCGCCGGGCGTGCGGCGCTCGGCATAGAACTCGCCCGCCGCCGGAAGTGA
- the purU gene encoding formyltetrahydrofolate deformylase, whose amino-acid sequence MSGVPYLLTLACPNQPGIVARVTAELYAHGGNILEAHQFDDTETGDFFTRIVFNLEDERRVTKLTEAFAPIGDHYRMTWQIRSRHERRKVLLLVSKFDHCLVDLLYRWRIGELRMDVVGVISNHPRETYHGTDFGTVPFHHLPITVDTKPQQEARIKAIVTETGAELVLLARYMQILSDDLSAFLSGRCINIHHSFLPGFKGAKPYHQAHARGVKLIGATAHYVTADLDEGPIIEQDVERISHQDSPEDLVRKGRDIERRVLSRAVSFHLDGRAFANGRKTVIFRD is encoded by the coding sequence ATGTCCGGTGTCCCCTATCTGCTGACACTCGCCTGCCCGAACCAGCCCGGTATCGTCGCGCGCGTGACGGCCGAACTTTACGCCCATGGCGGCAACATCCTCGAAGCCCATCAGTTCGACGATACCGAAACCGGCGACTTCTTCACCCGGATCGTCTTCAATCTCGAAGACGAGCGGCGGGTAACGAAGCTGACCGAAGCGTTCGCGCCGATCGGCGATCACTACCGGATGACCTGGCAGATCCGATCGAGGCACGAGCGTCGCAAGGTGCTGTTGCTGGTCTCGAAATTCGACCATTGCCTGGTCGACCTGCTTTATCGCTGGCGCATCGGCGAACTGCGGATGGATGTGGTCGGCGTCATCTCGAACCATCCGCGCGAGACCTATCATGGCACCGATTTCGGTACCGTGCCCTTTCACCATTTGCCGATTACCGTGGATACCAAGCCGCAGCAGGAAGCGCGGATCAAAGCGATCGTGACCGAGACGGGGGCGGAGCTGGTTCTGCTCGCCCGTTACATGCAAATCCTGTCCGACGATCTCTCCGCCTTCCTGTCCGGCCGCTGCATCAACATCCACCACAGCTTCCTGCCGGGCTTCAAGGGCGCCAAGCCCTATCACCAGGCCCACGCCCGCGGTGTAAAGCTGATCGGGGCTACCGCGCACTATGTCACGGCCGATCTCGACGAAGGGCCGATCATCGAGCAGGATGTGGAGCGCATCAGCCATCAGGACAGCCCCGAGGATCTGGTCCGCAAGGGCCGGGATATCGAACGCCGCGTGCTGTCTCGCGCGGTGTCCTTTCATCTTGACGGACGTGCCTTCGCCAATGGGCGCAAGACCGTCATATTCCGGGATTGA
- a CDS encoding sarcosine oxidase subunit gamma translates to MSAANSVVITEQSGLGLAAVMSRKGVRPAAIGAALGLAPSEGPGRVGDARLALIGTGPGTWLALTEAPDPDWSLQLAHKLTGLASVSDQSGGYMVFRIGGNGARALLQHGAFIDFHPDVFRQGSAATTVIAHIGVILWQRDDTPTFDVATFRSYAHSFRRWVETTAAAL, encoded by the coding sequence GTGTCCGCAGCTAATTCAGTTGTCATCACGGAGCAATCTGGCCTGGGCCTCGCCGCCGTCATGAGCCGCAAAGGCGTGCGTCCCGCGGCAATCGGCGCCGCGCTCGGCCTTGCGCCGTCCGAAGGACCGGGCCGTGTCGGCGATGCACGCCTGGCCCTGATCGGCACGGGCCCCGGCACCTGGCTTGCGCTGACGGAGGCGCCGGACCCGGACTGGTCGTTGCAACTCGCACACAAGCTGACTGGCCTCGCGTCCGTCTCGGATCAGTCGGGCGGCTACATGGTGTTCCGGATCGGCGGGAACGGTGCTCGTGCTTTGCTTCAGCACGGCGCCTTCATCGACTTTCATCCCGACGTGTTTCGGCAGGGATCGGCGGCGACGACTGTGATCGCCCATATCGGCGTCATTCTCTGGCAGCGCGACGACACCCCGACCTTCGACGTCGCAACGTTCCGCAGTTATGCGCACAGCTTCCGCCGATGGGTCGAGACCACGGCGGCGGCGCTCTGA
- a CDS encoding sarcosine oxidase subunit alpha family protein, whose amino-acid sequence MSRLASGGLIDRHAPLRFTFDGRAYSGFAGDTLASALVANDVKLVGRSFKYHRPRGILTAGSEEPNALVTLRSGARAEPNTRATTLQLFDGLVATSQNRWPSLSFDVMAVNQMFAPFLVAGFYYKTFMWPAKLWEKLYEPLIRRAAGLGALSMQPDPDSYDRAHGFCDVLVIGGGPAGLAAALTAGRAGLRVIIADGDRLLGGRLLAERHEIEGAPALDWARATLAELQAMPNVTVLNRTLVFGVYDGCEYGALEQVSDHLPVAAPGQPRQRLWKIVAKRAILAAGAIERPLVFGGNDRPGVMTASAVATYINRFAAVPGRRAAIFTTSDSGWSVAEDLLAAGIDLAAIIDARTDPRPSVATKVQQAGVEILTGAVVADVRGRSVKAIDVRTADGKIRRLTADLLAMAGGWTPSIGLGSNLGARPVWSDTIHGFVLDTTPSGLTVIGAAAGHFALGDALGDGMRCAEQIARDLGRSVATMAVPRASDDPSAVTPLWHVGSHATKAFVDFQHDVTDTDVALAAREGFVSIEHLKRYTTLGMATDQGKTSQLNGHALLAAATGKSIAETGTILSRPPYLPVAIGALAGHHRDEDFRPERRTASHRWASEQGATFVDAGLWKRAQWFARPGEHDWLTTVNREVAMTRNGVGICDVSTLGKIDVHGPDAGVLLDRLYINTFSTLPIGKARYGVMLREDGLVMDDGTTTRFADDRYYVTTTTLNAAKIMQHIDYARQVLWPELDVQATSVTEQWATFAVAGPQSRALLQSLLPALDLSNEGFPYMAAAELRWRDTPARLFRLSFSGELAYEISVPASCGDILIRALFEAGKPFNAVPYGTEALSVMRIEKGHPAGNELNGQTTAGDLGMSRLMSTKKDFIGRVMAGRPGLMDPDRPSLIGLRPLNGERLRAGGHLLPRDVPMVAANDQGYVTSTAFSPTLGHWIGLALLKRGATRHGERIVVHDPVRGPNLEVEVCHAIFVDPEGVRVRS is encoded by the coding sequence ATGAGCCGCCTCGCCTCCGGCGGCCTGATCGATCGCCACGCGCCGCTCCGTTTTACGTTCGACGGCCGAGCCTATTCGGGCTTTGCGGGCGATACGCTGGCCTCGGCACTGGTGGCAAACGACGTCAAGCTGGTCGGCCGCTCCTTCAAGTATCATCGCCCCCGCGGTATCCTGACCGCCGGCAGCGAGGAGCCCAACGCACTGGTGACCTTGCGCAGTGGCGCACGAGCCGAACCGAACACCCGCGCGACCACGCTTCAGCTGTTCGACGGGCTTGTGGCGACGAGCCAGAACCGCTGGCCGAGCCTGTCCTTCGACGTGATGGCCGTGAACCAGATGTTCGCGCCATTTCTCGTCGCCGGCTTCTACTACAAGACCTTCATGTGGCCGGCGAAATTGTGGGAGAAGCTTTACGAGCCCCTGATCCGCCGCGCCGCGGGGCTCGGCGCGTTGTCGATGCAGCCCGATCCCGACAGTTACGACCGCGCCCACGGCTTCTGCGATGTGCTGGTGATCGGCGGCGGCCCCGCTGGCCTCGCCGCGGCGCTGACCGCCGGCCGCGCAGGATTGCGCGTCATCATCGCCGATGGCGACCGGCTGCTGGGCGGCCGCCTGCTGGCGGAACGACACGAGATCGAGGGTGCACCAGCTCTCGACTGGGCCCGCGCTACGCTGGCGGAACTGCAGGCCATGCCGAATGTCACCGTGCTCAATCGCACGCTGGTGTTCGGCGTCTACGACGGCTGCGAATACGGCGCGCTGGAACAGGTGTCGGACCACCTGCCCGTTGCGGCACCGGGGCAGCCGCGACAGCGGCTCTGGAAGATCGTCGCCAAACGCGCGATCCTGGCCGCCGGCGCGATCGAGCGGCCATTGGTGTTCGGCGGCAACGACCGTCCCGGCGTCATGACGGCATCGGCGGTCGCAACTTACATCAATCGCTTCGCCGCCGTTCCGGGGCGCCGCGCAGCCATCTTCACAACATCCGATAGCGGCTGGTCGGTGGCCGAGGACTTGCTGGCAGCAGGCATCGACCTCGCTGCGATCATCGACGCCCGCACCGACCCACGCCCGTCCGTGGCCACCAAAGTGCAACAGGCCGGTGTCGAGATCTTGACAGGCGCCGTCGTCGCGGACGTGCGCGGCCGCAGCGTGAAGGCAATCGATGTGCGCACAGCCGACGGGAAGATCCGTCGCCTCACGGCCGACCTGCTTGCCATGGCGGGCGGCTGGACGCCGTCCATCGGTCTCGGCAGCAATCTCGGCGCACGCCCGGTCTGGTCGGACACCATCCATGGCTTCGTTCTGGACACGACACCGTCGGGCTTGACTGTGATCGGCGCCGCCGCAGGTCATTTCGCGCTTGGCGACGCTCTTGGTGACGGCATGCGCTGCGCCGAACAGATCGCACGCGACCTCGGGCGCAGCGTCGCGACGATGGCCGTGCCCCGCGCCAGCGACGATCCATCGGCGGTCACGCCACTGTGGCATGTCGGTTCCCACGCCACCAAGGCCTTTGTCGATTTCCAGCATGACGTAACCGACACCGATGTCGCCCTCGCCGCGCGGGAAGGATTCGTCTCGATCGAACACCTGAAACGCTACACCACCCTCGGCATGGCCACCGATCAGGGCAAGACCAGCCAGTTGAATGGCCACGCCTTGCTCGCCGCCGCCACCGGCAAGAGCATTGCCGAGACCGGCACCATCCTGTCGCGACCACCTTACCTGCCGGTCGCGATCGGCGCGCTGGCCGGCCACCATCGGGATGAGGATTTCCGCCCCGAACGCCGCACCGCCAGCCATCGATGGGCGAGCGAACAGGGCGCGACCTTTGTGGACGCCGGATTGTGGAAACGCGCGCAATGGTTCGCGCGCCCAGGTGAGCACGACTGGCTCACAACGGTCAACCGCGAGGTGGCGATGACGCGCAACGGCGTCGGCATCTGCGATGTCTCGACGCTCGGCAAGATCGACGTCCACGGTCCGGATGCCGGCGTGCTGCTCGACCGGCTCTACATCAACACCTTCTCGACGCTTCCCATCGGCAAGGCGCGTTATGGGGTGATGCTGCGCGAGGACGGGCTGGTGATGGACGACGGCACCACCACGCGATTTGCCGACGATCGATATTACGTCACTACCACCACCCTCAACGCCGCAAAAATCATGCAGCACATCGATTATGCCCGTCAGGTGTTGTGGCCGGAACTCGATGTCCAGGCCACCTCCGTCACCGAGCAATGGGCGACCTTTGCGGTTGCCGGCCCGCAGTCACGCGCGCTGCTGCAATCACTGCTGCCTGCGCTCGACCTGTCCAACGAGGGCTTTCCCTACATGGCCGCGGCCGAACTGCGCTGGCGCGATACCCCGGCACGACTGTTCCGGCTGTCGTTCTCAGGCGAGCTTGCCTACGAGATCAGCGTTCCCGCATCGTGCGGCGATATCCTTATCCGCGCGCTGTTCGAAGCCGGTAAACCGTTCAATGCCGTCCCTTATGGCACCGAAGCTCTCAGCGTGATGCGGATCGAAAAAGGCCATCCCGCCGGCAACGAGCTCAATGGCCAGACGACGGCGGGCGATCTCGGGATGAGCCGGCTGATGTCGACGAAAAAAGATTTCATCGGCCGGGTCATGGCCGGTCGTCCCGGCCTGATGGATCCCGATCGCCCGTCCCTGATCGGTCTTCGACCGCTGAACGGCGAACGGCTGCGCGCCGGCGGCCATCTGTTGCCCCGTGACGTGCCGATGGTCGCCGCCAACGACCAGGGCTACGTCACCTCCACGGCGTTTTCACCAACTCTCGGCCACTGGATTGGCCTTGCGCTGCTGAAGCGCGGCGCCACCCGGCACGGTGAGCGCATCGTCGTCCACGACCCTGTGCGCGGCCCTAACCTCGAGGTGGAGGTCTGCCATGCCATCTTCGTCGATCCGGAGGGCGTACGTGTCCGCAGCTAA
- a CDS encoding sarcosine oxidase subunit delta has product MRISCPYCGDRDAHEFVHRGDAAPRRPTSDDGFYDYVYLRDNIAGPMREHWYHAQGCRNWIVVARDTRNHQMSGAVLAREASR; this is encoded by the coding sequence ATGCGCATCTCCTGCCCCTATTGCGGCGACCGCGACGCCCATGAATTCGTCCATCGTGGCGATGCCGCACCGCGGCGCCCCACCTCGGACGACGGCTTCTACGACTACGTCTATCTCAGAGACAACATCGCGGGTCCGATGCGCGAACACTGGTATCACGCGCAAGGGTGCCGCAACTGGATCGTGGTGGCGCGCGACACCCGCAATCATCAGATGTCGGGCGCCGTGCTCGCGCGCGAGGCCTCGCGATGA
- a CDS encoding sarcosine oxidase subunit beta family protein — MTRFSIFSLARNALSGHRQWPRTWRDAAPREAYDVVIVGGGGHGLATAYYLAKVHGITNVAVIEKAWIGGGNAGRNTTIIRSNYGLDGNTPFYEWSMKLWEGLEQDLNYNAMISQRGVLNLYHSDGQRDAFARRGNAMRLHGVDADLLDQTDVRRLAPFLNFDHARFPIMGGLLQRRGGTARHDAVVWGYARGASDRGVDIIQNCELTGFIRDADGAIVGVETTRGTIRANKVGVAVAGNSSRVAALAGLRLPIESHVLQAFVSEALKPVIPGVITFGAGHFYISQSDKGGLVFGGDIDGYNSYASRGNLPTVEDVCEGGMALMPMIGRARLLRSWGGIVDMSMDGSPIIDRSPIDGLYLNAGWCYGGFKATPASGWAFAHLLATGQPHETAAAYRLDRFATGHLIDEKGQGAQPNLH; from the coding sequence ATGACGCGCTTCTCGATTTTCAGCCTCGCGCGCAACGCCCTCTCCGGCCATCGCCAATGGCCGCGAACCTGGCGCGACGCCGCCCCCCGCGAGGCCTACGATGTGGTGATCGTGGGCGGCGGCGGTCACGGACTGGCAACCGCCTATTACCTCGCCAAGGTGCACGGCATCACCAATGTCGCCGTGATCGAGAAGGCCTGGATCGGCGGCGGCAATGCCGGACGGAACACCACCATCATCCGCTCGAACTACGGACTCGACGGCAACACGCCGTTCTACGAATGGTCGATGAAGCTGTGGGAAGGGCTCGAGCAAGACCTCAACTACAACGCCATGATCAGCCAGCGCGGCGTGCTGAACCTCTACCACTCGGACGGGCAGCGCGATGCCTTCGCGCGACGCGGCAACGCGATGCGGCTGCACGGCGTCGATGCCGACCTGCTCGACCAGACTGATGTGCGCAGGCTTGCGCCCTTTCTCAACTTCGACCATGCGCGCTTTCCGATCATGGGCGGGTTGCTGCAGCGACGCGGCGGCACCGCGCGGCACGACGCGGTGGTCTGGGGCTATGCGCGCGGTGCGTCGGACCGCGGCGTCGACATCATCCAGAATTGCGAACTGACTGGATTCATTCGTGACGCGGATGGCGCGATTGTCGGCGTGGAGACGACGCGCGGCACAATCCGGGCCAACAAGGTCGGTGTCGCCGTTGCGGGAAATTCGTCACGCGTGGCGGCGCTTGCGGGGCTGCGACTGCCGATTGAAAGCCATGTGCTGCAGGCCTTCGTCTCCGAGGCGTTGAAACCGGTCATTCCCGGCGTCATCACCTTCGGCGCCGGACACTTCTATATCAGCCAGTCCGACAAGGGTGGCCTCGTGTTCGGTGGCGATATCGACGGTTACAACAGCTACGCAAGCCGCGGCAACCTTCCGACCGTTGAGGATGTCTGCGAGGGTGGCATGGCGCTCATGCCGATGATCGGCCGCGCGCGCCTGCTCAGAAGCTGGGGCGGCATCGTCGACATGTCGATGGACGGATCGCCGATCATCGATCGATCGCCGATCGATGGGCTCTACCTCAATGCCGGCTGGTGCTATGGCGGCTTCAAGGCAACGCCGGCATCGGGCTGGGCCTTTGCGCATTTGCTGGCAACCGGCCAGCCGCACGAGACCGCAGCCGCCTACCGTCTCGACCGTTTCGCGACCGGCCACCTGATCGATGAAAAAGGTCAGGGCGCCCAACCCAACCTGCACTGA
- a CDS encoding GlxA family transcriptional regulator, which produces MPKNDKADEAICRTLGLLLIDGFALMSYASVIEPFRAANTLAGRELYRWRHISVDGRQIRASNGAAILADQAVGQPIACDTLFVIAGGDPVAFSDPKTFAWLRQLALSNVRLAGISGGPFLLARAGVLAGYRATIHWDHQPAFLEAFPTLAIEPGLYVIDRRRLTCAGGTAGLDLAIELIEREHGSKLAAQVSEWFIRTEPRPAGKSQRLSLRERVGVSNDRVLRVLAEMEATLEEPAELQQLAEIAGVSLRQLERLFASHMQETVSECYLRIRLEKAAELLRKTGLSVTAVGVACGFQSSSHFSRTFKARYGKTPSAERRRR; this is translated from the coding sequence ATGCCTAAAAACGACAAAGCCGACGAGGCCATCTGCCGAACTCTCGGGCTGCTGCTGATCGACGGCTTTGCGCTGATGTCCTACGCCTCGGTGATCGAGCCGTTCCGGGCCGCCAATACGCTGGCGGGTCGCGAGCTCTATCGGTGGCGCCATATTTCCGTCGACGGCCGGCAGATTCGTGCCTCCAATGGCGCCGCTATTCTCGCCGACCAAGCCGTGGGGCAGCCCATCGCGTGCGATACGCTATTCGTGATCGCGGGAGGTGATCCGGTAGCCTTCTCCGATCCGAAAACATTCGCCTGGCTCCGGCAGCTCGCTCTGTCCAATGTCCGGCTGGCCGGCATTTCCGGTGGTCCGTTCCTGCTCGCGCGCGCCGGCGTACTCGCCGGTTATCGGGCGACCATCCATTGGGATCACCAGCCCGCATTCCTGGAAGCCTTTCCCACGCTGGCGATCGAACCCGGCCTCTATGTCATCGACAGGCGCCGGCTCACGTGCGCGGGCGGGACCGCCGGGCTCGATCTTGCGATCGAACTCATCGAGCGCGAACACGGCTCCAAGCTGGCGGCGCAGGTGAGCGAGTGGTTTATCCGCACCGAGCCGCGACCCGCCGGCAAATCGCAGCGGCTCAGTCTGCGCGAACGGGTCGGCGTCAGCAACGACCGGGTGCTCAGGGTCCTGGCGGAGATGGAAGCGACGCTGGAGGAGCCGGCAGAGCTGCAGCAACTGGCGGAGATCGCCGGCGTATCGCTGCGCCAGCTCGAGCGGCTGTTCGCCTCGCACATGCAAGAGACCGTGAGCGAGTGCTACCTGCGCATCCGGCTCGAGAAAGCCGCCGAACTGTTGCGTAAAACAGGGTTGTCGGTGACCGCCGTCGGCGTTGCCTGCGGCTTCCAGAGCAGCAGTCACTTCTCGCGGACCTTCAAGGCCCGCTACGGAAAAACGCCCAGCGCAGAGCGCCGCCGCCGATAG